A portion of the Dehalococcoidia bacterium genome contains these proteins:
- a CDS encoding helix-turn-helix transcriptional regulator produces the protein MPVGAEIRRRRQQQGLSLTDLARLAGVSKGYLSQIEAGAATRPSAQTLFKLAKALGTSMAELLGEQTSETAPDIEEMPASLREFAREANLPEADLRMLAGIRYRGRAPRTKDDWRFVYESIRRSTEGR, from the coding sequence ATGCCGGTCGGAGCGGAGATCAGGCGCCGCCGCCAACAGCAAGGCTTGTCGTTGACCGATCTTGCCCGCCTGGCCGGAGTGTCGAAGGGATACCTGTCGCAGATCGAGGCCGGCGCCGCTACGCGACCCTCAGCGCAGACGCTCTTCAAGCTCGCGAAGGCCCTGGGGACATCCATGGCCGAGCTTCTGGGGGAGCAGACGTCGGAGACGGCGCCGGACATCGAGGAGATGCCAGCGTCCCTGCGCGAGTTCGCCCGTGAGGCGAATCTCCCGGAAGCGGACCTGCGCATGCTGGCCGGGATCCGCTACCGTGGCCGCGCACCGCGCACGAAGGACGACTGGCGCTTTGTCTACGAGTCGATCCGGCGGAGCACGGAGGGACGCTGA
- a CDS encoding ImmA/IrrE family metallo-endopeptidase, protein MPVKRWRSRAAHALCGHAGVADPIEAMHRLADSLLTAARVTEPPSDIELLASLRGVRRIEAVDMSEAGMLVPDGAGYVVRANQRHPATRQRFTVAHEVAHTFFNEARAVSHQVSDMATSLYDDSDEEEYLCDVGAGRLLLNPRWLRPMVEAERPSLDALLRLASCCLTSIEATAIQVSQLGLWECSFVFWEPGLRKAERVRSRQ, encoded by the coding sequence ATGCCGGTTAAACGATGGCGCAGCCGGGCGGCGCATGCGCTCTGCGGCCACGCAGGCGTGGCAGACCCCATCGAAGCCATGCATCGACTCGCCGACTCGCTGCTCACTGCCGCCCGGGTCACTGAGCCGCCCTCCGACATCGAGTTGCTCGCGTCCCTGCGAGGCGTTCGCCGAATCGAGGCGGTCGACATGTCGGAGGCAGGCATGCTGGTCCCGGACGGCGCCGGCTATGTGGTCCGGGCCAACCAGCGCCATCCGGCAACGCGACAGCGCTTCACCGTGGCCCACGAGGTCGCGCATACGTTTTTCAATGAAGCCCGGGCGGTGTCGCACCAGGTGTCAGACATGGCCACCTCGCTTTACGACGACAGCGACGAGGAGGAGTACCTCTGCGACGTGGGGGCGGGGCGGTTGCTCCTCAACCCTCGCTGGCTGCGGCCGATGGTTGAGGCGGAGCGGCCATCTTTGGATGCGCTGTTACGACTGGCAAGCTGCTGTCTGACCTCGATCGAGGCTACCGCGATCCAGGTCTCGCAACTGGGCCTCTGGGAGTGTAGCTTCGTGTTCTGGGAACCGGGCCTGCGGAAAGCCGAGCGTGTCCGGTCGAGGCAG
- a CDS encoding metallophosphoesterase: MNRPSTARDTIRLVVFSDLHLEARFVWMGGSPEARRRRREALRRVLQKICDLAREREADALLCAGDLTDREQVSADTAEFLRRTFAELQPMRVFLAPGNHDWYSDNSFYARGWSPNVHVFTENQLTPVVLNDAVTLWGAAHRQPANTPGFLDGGFRVAAPGIHLALFHGAERGWLAAQERGKQPHAPFDPAQIAAAGLRHAFVGHYHNPKDDVYHTYPGNPEPLAFGETGERGAVVVTVYPDGSIERERVRVSETTVHDIEVDVTGCADRGAVRDVVAARLSGLSGVARVRLSGELEESVQIAASDLQDVPNSLDALRVELGPLTVAYDLGRISEEPTVRGEFVRDVQADRELSADDKRRILITGLRALDGRDDLEVP; the protein is encoded by the coding sequence ATGAACCGCCCATCTACGGCCCGAGACACGATCAGACTTGTCGTCTTCTCCGACCTCCACCTCGAAGCCCGGTTTGTCTGGATGGGCGGCAGCCCCGAGGCGCGGCGACGACGGCGCGAGGCGCTGCGCAGGGTCCTCCAGAAGATCTGCGACCTGGCGCGCGAACGGGAGGCAGACGCGCTGCTCTGCGCCGGCGACCTCACCGACCGAGAGCAAGTGTCCGCCGACACGGCCGAATTCCTCCGCCGGACGTTCGCCGAGCTTCAGCCGATGCGTGTCTTCCTCGCCCCGGGCAACCACGACTGGTACAGCGACAACAGCTTCTACGCCCGCGGGTGGAGCCCGAACGTCCACGTCTTCACCGAGAATCAGCTCACGCCGGTGGTCTTGAACGACGCCGTTACCCTCTGGGGCGCGGCCCACAGACAGCCAGCGAACACGCCGGGCTTCCTGGACGGCGGCTTTCGCGTCGCGGCCCCCGGCATCCACCTTGCCCTGTTCCATGGCGCCGAGCGAGGCTGGCTGGCTGCTCAGGAACGCGGCAAACAGCCCCACGCTCCGTTCGACCCGGCCCAGATCGCGGCCGCAGGCCTCCGACACGCGTTCGTCGGCCATTACCACAACCCCAAGGACGACGTCTACCACACCTATCCTGGCAATCCCGAGCCTCTCGCCTTTGGTGAGACCGGCGAGCGAGGAGCAGTCGTAGTCACCGTGTATCCCGATGGTTCCATCGAGAGGGAACGCGTCCGTGTCTCCGAAACCACCGTCCACGATATCGAGGTCGATGTCACCGGCTGTGCCGACCGCGGCGCCGTGCGCGACGTAGTGGCTGCCAGACTGTCCGGCCTGAGTGGCGTTGCGCGAGTCCGCCTGAGCGGCGAGCTGGAAGAGAGCGTCCAGATCGCGGCGTCCGACCTCCAGGACGTACCCAACTCGCTTGACGCCCTCAGAGTCGAGCTTGGCCCGCTGACGGTGGCCTACGATCTCGGGCGCATCTCTGAGGAACCGACGGTCCGAGGGGAGTTCGTCCGTGATGTCCAGGCCGACAGGGAACTCTCGGCCGACGACAAGCGGCGCATCCTCATCACCGGTCTGCGGGCGCTGGACGGGCGCGACGACCTGGAGGTCCCCTGA